From Bacteroidota bacterium, a single genomic window includes:
- a CDS encoding zinc-dependent peptidase — protein MIFAVFAIVIHFVLLIFFIQWKLGMLEPKKEEMGNMSPDEYPFYYKLDLSHHRLRPLPVVRPGNYLTVEEEDILRKRFRYYNELPLWLQPRFCKRVAHFIRHKDFEGRQDLEPTTEMKVLISAAAIKLTFGLDDYMLDHFRKIIVYPEIYYSKLSKTYNKGEASEHGIIVFSWDNFVESLEEFDNGINLGFHEYSHALLMMCSNTDIGDPCARDGYGQLSLLLSADHLSTKVRETGLFRDYAFKNKMEFFAVSVENFFERPVQLREKCRELYDLLRFMLNQDPAAEVKISTELPRYSE, from the coding sequence ATGATATTTGCCGTTTTCGCTATTGTAATCCACTTCGTGTTGCTGATTTTCTTTATTCAATGGAAATTAGGAATGCTTGAACCCAAAAAGGAAGAAATGGGGAATATGAGTCCTGATGAATACCCCTTCTATTATAAGCTCGATCTTTCCCATCACCGCCTGCGCCCACTTCCGGTGGTCAGACCGGGAAACTACCTTACGGTTGAGGAAGAAGATATTCTCAGGAAACGATTCAGATATTACAATGAATTGCCGCTCTGGCTGCAGCCCCGCTTCTGCAAAAGAGTGGCTCACTTTATAAGACATAAGGATTTTGAAGGGCGGCAGGACCTGGAACCGACAACCGAAATGAAGGTTCTGATTAGCGCTGCCGCCATTAAACTCACTTTCGGACTCGACGACTATATGCTTGACCACTTCCGTAAAATCATTGTTTATCCGGAAATCTATTATTCAAAACTCTCTAAAACCTATAATAAAGGCGAAGCCAGCGAACACGGAATCATTGTATTTTCATGGGACAATTTTGTTGAATCGCTCGAAGAATTCGATAACGGCATCAACCTCGGCTTTCATGAATACTCGCATGCCCTGTTAATGATGTGCTCCAATACCGACATCGGCGACCCTTGCGCCCGCGACGGTTATGGGCAATTAAGCCTGCTGCTGTCGGCCGACCACCTTTCCACAAAAGTCCGTGAAACAGGTTTGTTCAGAGATTATGCCTTTAAAAATAAAATGGAGTTCTTCGCAGTAAGCGTAGAAAATTTCTTTGAACGTCCGGTCCAGCTTCGCGAAAAATGCCGCGAACTGTACGACCTGCTCCGCTTTATGCTCAATCAGGACCCGGCAGCAGAAGTGAAAATAAGTACTGAATTACCCAGGTATTCTGAATAA
- a CDS encoding heme-binding domain-containing protein translates to MKKVMLMLSVLAVAIVASSFVLAPAKAVNGAKSKLTASTSIPADVYKVFEKSCIACHSDGGNGMAAGMVNFPKWDTYNAKKQAKKSAAVCKAITKGSMPPGSYKTSHPEAIPNAQDIKLVTDWATSLKIKK, encoded by the coding sequence ATGAAAAAAGTGATGTTAATGTTGTCTGTTCTTGCTGTGGCAATCGTTGCCTCCTCATTTGTTTTAGCACCCGCAAAAGCAGTGAACGGAGCAAAATCTAAACTTACCGCCAGCACAAGTATTCCTGCCGACGTTTACAAAGTATTTGAAAAATCATGCATTGCATGCCATTCAGACGGAGGAAACGGCATGGCAGCAGGTATGGTAAACTTCCCCAAATGGGACACCTACAATGCCAAAAAACAGGCTAAAAAATCGGCCGCTGTATGCAAAGCTATTACCAAAGGCAGCATGCCTCCGGGCTCTTACAAAACCAGCCATCCCGAAGCAATTCCCAATGCTCAGGATATAAAACTGGTTACCGATTGGGCAACAAGTCTGAAAATAAAGAAATAG
- a CDS encoding beta-ketoacyl-[acyl-carrier-protein] synthase family protein gives MAQRVFVTGSGIVSAIGNNTPGALDSLMNRRSGVGKITRMETSYRDVIPVAEVKYSNDELLAACGLKNRGTYTRTGLLGMLAAREALQSAGLDPKAQRTALLSATSVGGMDRSELFYDTFFTDRSKGRLCDVASHDCGSSTEQIAAFIGAQHMVSTISTACSSSANSIMLGARLIKNGLADCVIAGGTDSLTRFTLNGFNTLMILDREHCKPFDENRLGLNLGEGAGFIVLESEKMIEKSGKKVLCELTGYANANDAFHQTASSPEGTGAFLAMSGAIAMSGRELSDISYINVHGTGTSNNDLSEGIAIERLFGENVPLYSSTKPYTGHTLGAAGGVEAVFSVLSIMHGIAWPLLNWHTRMKELKSTPLTELKQGLDIQNVLSNSFGFGGNNSSLLFSKV, from the coding sequence ATGGCGCAAAGGGTTTTTGTGACAGGCAGCGGTATCGTTTCCGCAATTGGGAATAACACACCTGGGGCATTGGATTCACTGATGAACAGACGTTCGGGTGTGGGTAAGATTACGCGTATGGAAACATCGTACCGCGATGTGATACCCGTAGCCGAAGTAAAATATTCGAATGATGAATTGCTTGCCGCCTGCGGACTGAAAAACAGGGGAACATACACACGCACCGGACTGCTCGGCATGCTTGCCGCACGCGAAGCGCTGCAAAGCGCCGGACTTGACCCGAAAGCACAGCGAACAGCACTGTTATCGGCAACATCTGTTGGCGGAATGGACCGCAGCGAATTGTTTTACGACACCTTTTTTACCGACCGCTCAAAAGGCAGATTGTGCGATGTGGCATCACACGATTGCGGAAGCAGCACTGAGCAGATAGCCGCTTTTATTGGTGCACAGCACATGGTAAGCACCATCAGTACAGCATGTTCATCTTCAGCGAACTCGATAATGCTGGGTGCACGCCTGATTAAAAACGGACTGGCCGACTGCGTGATAGCCGGAGGTACGGATTCACTGACACGCTTCACACTCAACGGATTTAATACACTGATGATACTCGACCGCGAACACTGCAAGCCCTTCGACGAAAACAGACTCGGGCTGAATCTGGGCGAAGGCGCAGGCTTCATTGTGCTTGAATCGGAAAAGATGATTGAAAAAAGCGGAAAGAAAGTACTGTGTGAGCTTACCGGCTATGCCAATGCCAACGATGCATTTCATCAAACAGCATCTTCGCCCGAAGGCACAGGCGCCTTTCTGGCCATGAGTGGCGCTATTGCTATGAGCGGACGCGAACTTTCCGATATCAGCTATATCAATGTTCACGGAACGGGCACTTCTAACAACGACCTGTCGGAAGGCATTGCCATAGAACGCCTCTTTGGCGAAAATGTTCCTTTATACAGCAGTACAAAACCCTATACCGGACATACACTGGGTGCCGCTGGCGGCGTAGAAGCCGTATTTTCGGTACTTTCCATAATGCATGGAATTGCCTGGCCATTGCTGAACTGGCACACTCGGATGAAAGAACTGAAATCAACACCCTTAACAGAACTGAAACAGGGTTTGGATATACAAAACGTTCTTTCCAACTCATTCGGATTTGGCGGTAATAATTCATCACTGCTGTTCTCAAAAGTATAA
- a CDS encoding beta-ketoacyl synthase chain length factor, with translation MKAYITGIGAITAQKTAVKPFFAETPIAQEGEWLRSIEPDYKEYVNPVLIRRMSRVIKMGVASALMSLKEAGITMPDAIITGTGLGCIEDTENFLNNIITNKEQFLPPTPFIQSTHNTIAAQVALILKCNNYNFAYVHGGLSFESALLDAMMMMNEGNGTNILVGGTDELTQASWSIMHRMGMYRSSCSNHLNILSNKGRGSIGGEGSVFLTLSTENNNAYASINSIDIFSGKADSKRVTEYIKSGLDTAEMKADDIDLCIFGMNGDRQGDRIYDELSNGMFAGKTVVAYKHLTGEYHTANAFAPALAASILRSQSVPDSVAVHGNKPGNIRNILIYNHYFNTHHSVITLSGC, from the coding sequence ATGAAGGCTTACATTACAGGTATAGGAGCAATAACAGCACAGAAAACGGCTGTAAAGCCATTCTTTGCGGAAACTCCCATCGCGCAGGAAGGTGAATGGCTCCGCAGCATTGAACCCGATTATAAAGAATATGTAAACCCGGTTCTTATCCGAAGAATGAGCCGCGTCATAAAAATGGGTGTAGCATCAGCGCTGATGTCGCTGAAAGAAGCCGGCATCACCATGCCCGACGCCATCATCACCGGAACGGGTCTGGGATGTATTGAAGACACCGAGAATTTTCTGAATAATATTATTACCAACAAAGAACAATTTCTTCCCCCTACTCCCTTCATTCAGTCAACACACAACACCATTGCCGCGCAGGTAGCGCTCATCCTGAAATGCAACAATTACAACTTTGCTTACGTGCACGGCGGACTCTCGTTTGAATCGGCTTTGCTCGATGCTATGATGATGATGAACGAAGGCAATGGAACTAATATTCTCGTTGGAGGCACCGACGAACTTACACAGGCATCGTGGAGCATCATGCACCGTATGGGAATGTATCGCAGCAGCTGCAGCAACCATCTGAACATTCTCAGCAATAAAGGCCGCGGAAGCATCGGAGGCGAAGGTTCGGTTTTCCTGACGCTGAGTACCGAAAACAACAATGCTTACGCAAGCATCAATTCCATCGATATTTTTTCGGGAAAAGCAGACTCGAAAAGAGTTACCGAATATATAAAATCAGGACTTGACACTGCAGAAATGAAGGCAGATGATATTGACCTGTGTATTTTCGGAATGAACGGCGACCGCCAAGGCGACCGCATCTACGACGAACTCAGCAACGGGATGTTCGCAGGTAAAACTGTTGTGGCCTACAAACATCTTACGGGCGAATATCATACGGCAAATGCCTTTGCACCGGCACTTGCGGCAAGCATCCTCCGTTCACAATCCGTTCCCGACAGTGTTGCTGTGCATGGAAACAAACCCGGCAACATCAGAAATATCCTGATCTACAATCATTATTTCAATACGCATCATTCTGTTATTACGCTTTCGGGATGCTGA
- a CDS encoding polysaccharide deacetylase family protein has product MLTFRNTSTVFLLSLLTLNLLNVFIGISGWWYALPLGLYSIVIMWGSSKVDSNFHFKVYCKGETDEKLVALTFDDGPDPELTPQVLDVLNKHGVTAAFFCIGKKMDAAPELTKRIIDEGHVLGTHTYSHGNWFDMYAPWTMRKDIMKAADAAFNATGLRPLLFRPPYGVTNPNLRLALRKTPFLSVGWSIRTLDTVKSDHDKIASRMKELHPGDVILLHDTTKGIAKLLDESIINIKNSGFKIARADTLLNIKAYENYES; this is encoded by the coding sequence ATGCTGACATTCAGAAACACCAGTACCGTTTTCCTGCTTTCGCTGCTCACGCTGAATCTGCTTAATGTTTTCATTGGCATCAGCGGATGGTGGTACGCCCTGCCTTTAGGATTGTATTCGATAGTAATCATGTGGGGGTCGTCGAAAGTGGATTCCAACTTTCACTTTAAGGTATACTGCAAAGGCGAAACCGATGAAAAGCTTGTTGCACTTACCTTTGATGATGGCCCCGACCCTGAGCTTACACCACAGGTACTGGACGTTCTCAACAAACACGGTGTCACCGCGGCATTCTTCTGCATCGGTAAAAAGATGGATGCTGCCCCCGAACTTACGAAACGCATTATAGACGAAGGGCATGTGTTGGGAACCCACACGTATTCGCACGGCAACTGGTTTGACATGTATGCCCCGTGGACCATGCGTAAAGATATTATGAAGGCTGCAGATGCAGCTTTTAATGCAACAGGGTTGCGTCCGCTGCTGTTCAGACCGCCCTATGGCGTAACAAATCCGAATCTTCGTTTAGCACTGCGCAAAACACCGTTTCTCTCCGTTGGCTGGAGCATACGGACCCTCGATACTGTTAAAAGCGACCACGATAAAATTGCCTCACGCATGAAAGAATTACATCCGGGCGATGTTATTTTGCTGCACGATACCACGAAAGGCATTGCAAAACTTCTGGATGAATCGATTATCAATATTAAGAATTCCGGCTTTAAAATTGCCAGAGCAGACACACTTCTGAACATCAAGGCTTATGAAAACTATGAATCGTAA
- a CDS encoding outer membrane lipoprotein carrier protein LolA — protein sequence MKTMNRNISILLFSVIILLSAHGAKAEANPAFQDNTPPKDTAFTAMKDTTAFKNKLSQTSKNLKTLESDFIQEKHMDILTEASISKGHFSFKNGNMVRWEYTDPFKYIIIINDGKISVIDEKRTSSYDLTSNSAFIEINGKLSGLINGDIVNSKSDFNINYLENEHFYLLKLKPVAKGMKDYFKSIFVWFDKSDYTVAKIRMTELSGDFTEISFTGKKVNQPIADDRFIIK from the coding sequence ATGAAAACTATGAATCGTAACATCAGCATACTGCTGTTTTCTGTAATAATTCTACTGTCGGCACATGGTGCAAAAGCCGAAGCTAATCCGGCTTTTCAAGATAATACACCACCAAAGGATACGGCTTTCACTGCCATGAAAGACACAACGGCATTCAAGAATAAACTGTCGCAGACATCTAAAAATCTTAAAACACTTGAAAGCGATTTTATTCAGGAAAAGCATATGGATATCCTGACGGAAGCAAGCATTTCCAAAGGACATTTCAGTTTTAAGAATGGTAACATGGTAAGGTGGGAATACACGGATCCGTTCAAATATATCATCATTATAAACGACGGGAAAATATCGGTAATTGACGAAAAGCGCACGTCGAGTTATGATTTGACTTCCAACTCTGCCTTTATTGAAATCAACGGCAAACTTTCAGGACTTATCAATGGCGATATCGTAAATTCAAAAAGTGATTTCAACATTAATTATCTGGAGAACGAACATTTTTATCTTTTAAAACTAAAGCCGGTAGCCAAAGGCATGAAAGACTATTTTAAGAGTATCTTTGTGTGGTTCGACAAATCGGATTATACTGTTGCAAAAATACGTATGACCGAGTTGAGCGGCGATTTTACGGAAATAAGTTTTACCGGTAAAAAAGTCAATCAGCCCATTGCTGACGACCGGTTTATTATTAAATGA
- a CDS encoding 3-hydroxyacyl-ACP dehydratase, translating into MLLNDFFTITGIESVDDKNIVSVELNKSHTIYDGHFPGNPVVPGVCQTQMIKEALESIIGSKLRMTTANEIKYLAVINPEVDSHLVIEMKIKTQEEGLIAVNSAIISGEKQFLKFRGTFIKE; encoded by the coding sequence ATGCTTCTGAATGATTTCTTTACGATAACGGGAATTGAATCAGTTGATGATAAAAATATTGTCAGCGTTGAATTGAATAAAAGTCACACAATCTACGACGGACATTTTCCGGGAAACCCTGTGGTGCCGGGAGTTTGCCAGACTCAAATGATTAAGGAAGCCCTGGAATCTATTATAGGTTCAAAGCTGAGAATGACAACAGCCAATGAAATTAAATACCTTGCCGTGATAAATCCTGAGGTTGATTCACATCTGGTTATTGAGATGAAAATAAAAACTCAGGAAGAAGGCTTAATCGCCGTGAACAGCGCCATAATCTCAGGAGAAAAACAGTTCCTGAAATTTCGCGGTACATTTATTAAAGAATGA
- the cysQ gene encoding 3'(2'),5'-bisphosphate nucleotidase CysQ, whose translation MNNSTIIHSYLYSAALQAALEAGKKALSFFRSGYTIKYKTDSSPVTDADMAAHQVIHDRLLPFGLPMLSEESTIFDYEERQHWQQFWLVDPLDGTKEFISGNGEFTVNIALIVEQTPVFGVVYAPVPDVMYFGFDNGSYKVEKASERSQAEFNLEALLLTAVKLPCSNTSTFTVVASRSHLNKETADFIENLKLKHGKISKITKGSSLKLCAVAEGSANMYPRIGPTMEWDIAAGHAVLKFADGTVRATADSLDLKYNKPDLRNPDFIAVGME comes from the coding sequence ATGAATAACAGCACCATAATACACAGCTATCTTTATTCGGCAGCACTGCAGGCCGCACTGGAAGCCGGAAAGAAAGCGCTCAGTTTTTTTCGTTCCGGGTACACCATAAAATATAAAACAGATTCATCACCTGTTACCGATGCCGATATGGCCGCTCATCAGGTAATTCACGACAGACTGCTGCCTTTTGGTTTGCCGATGCTGAGTGAAGAGAGTACTATTTTTGATTATGAGGAACGTCAGCACTGGCAGCAATTCTGGCTCGTTGATCCGCTTGACGGCACTAAAGAATTTATAAGCGGAAACGGAGAATTTACCGTTAATATTGCATTGATAGTTGAGCAAACGCCCGTCTTTGGCGTAGTGTACGCACCGGTTCCTGATGTGATGTATTTTGGATTTGACAATGGCTCGTACAAAGTCGAGAAAGCATCTGAACGTTCGCAGGCTGAATTTAATCTTGAAGCCTTACTTCTGACCGCAGTAAAACTGCCATGCAGCAACACATCCACGTTTACGGTGGTAGCCAGCCGCTCACATCTGAATAAAGAAACAGCTGATTTTATTGAGAATCTGAAACTGAAGCACGGAAAGATTTCAAAAATAACAAAAGGCAGCTCATTGAAACTTTGCGCAGTAGCAGAAGGCAGCGCAAATATGTATCCACGAATCGGCCCTACTATGGAATGGGATATTGCGGCAGGTCATGCTGTGCTTAAGTTTGCTGACGGCACAGTAAGGGCAACTGCAGACAGCTTGGATTTGAAATACAACAAACCGGACTTACGCAATCCGGATTTTATAGCCGTAGGAATGGAATAG
- a CDS encoding DUF4342 domain-containing protein codes for MAEEKTEFKVSGEDLLKKIKQIIHEGNARRIYIKDENGHVFIEIPLTVGIVGVALAPILAAVGAIAALVSSFTIEVVKKEEDKKEEDKKD; via the coding sequence ATGGCAGAAGAAAAAACTGAATTTAAAGTCTCCGGTGAAGATCTTCTTAAAAAGATAAAACAGATTATCCATGAAGGAAACGCGCGCCGCATCTACATCAAAGATGAGAACGGACATGTGTTTATTGAAATACCGTTGACCGTAGGAATCGTCGGAGTGGCCCTCGCTCCTATCCTTGCAGCAGTTGGCGCTATTGCAGCGCTGGTAAGCAGTTTCACAATAGAGGTGGTGAAAAAAGAAGAAGATAAAAAGGAAGAAGATAAAAAAGACTAA
- a CDS encoding transketolase: MEASPQTRLSPTEIKETAKLLRADILRSLAEAGSGHTGGSLGLADVFACLYFNIMNHRPDEPLWPDRDRLVLSIGHVAPVLYASLAHAGYFPLEELLTLRKLGSRLQGHPGRDHGLPGIEVSSGSLGQGLSVAVGMALSAKSDNKSWRTFSIHGDGELQEGSIWEAAMSAAHYKLDNLTALVDRNGLQIDGPTQKVMALEPLADKWAAFGWNVIECSGNEPEEIIEAYGIAGRHKGQPSVILAGTLMGKGVPEIENDYRWHGKAPSKEEAERFICQIS, encoded by the coding sequence ATGGAAGCATCGCCACAAACAAGATTATCACCCACTGAAATAAAGGAAACAGCAAAACTGCTGAGAGCAGATATTCTGCGAAGCCTTGCCGAAGCCGGCTCAGGTCATACCGGCGGAAGTCTGGGACTGGCCGATGTTTTCGCATGTCTTTATTTCAATATTATGAACCACCGTCCGGATGAACCTCTATGGCCCGACCGTGACCGGCTTGTGCTGTCAATAGGACACGTGGCGCCGGTGCTGTATGCGAGTCTGGCACATGCAGGATATTTCCCCCTTGAAGAATTGCTGACGCTGCGTAAGCTGGGTTCACGCCTGCAGGGACATCCGGGGCGCGACCACGGACTGCCGGGAATTGAAGTCTCATCGGGCTCTTTAGGCCAGGGATTGTCGGTAGCTGTTGGTATGGCGCTGTCGGCTAAATCGGATAACAAAAGCTGGCGCACATTCAGCATACACGGCGATGGTGAGTTACAGGAAGGCAGCATCTGGGAAGCCGCCATGAGTGCCGCACACTACAAACTTGACAATCTTACCGCGCTTGTAGACAGGAACGGTCTGCAGATTGACGGTCCCACGCAAAAAGTAATGGCGCTCGAACCGCTTGCCGATAAATGGGCTGCCTTTGGATGGAATGTGATTGAATGCAGCGGGAACGAACCTGAAGAGATTATAGAAGCATACGGCATTGCCGGAAGACACAAAGGACAACCCTCGGTTATTCTTGCCGGAACACTTATGGGAAAAGGCGTACCTGAAATTGAAAACGACTACCGCTGGCATGGCAAAGCACCTTCAAAAGAGGAAGCAGAACGATTTATTTGCCAGATATCATAA
- a CDS encoding T9SS type A sorting domain-containing protein: protein MKTIFTLIFKNILAPVVIVLSIYNGQLSAQEYNVYYGNIHSHSSYSDGNQDSTNYIPYDDYVYASQSHHFDFLGISDHNHMNTSANFYNGTLQADSFNLTHPNFVALYGMEWGYYSYGHVVIYESQALYGWSGSYDVYTDAYDYDSLFHKIVAKPGCFAYLAHPSTAHFGGLVSKPFDSIDDKAIIGMAYGATSAYSEDTTYSEWPGYYPGYFKKMLLRGYHPGAGIDHDNHKTNYGRNTQSRLAVLALYREKYHILDALRNRRFFATEDWNAVINFKINLQPMGSIFTSAGVPHIEVYASDGDGETASAITLYYGIKGDTVNTYTYTTVYNTDTLTIDTDSIPDLSTHFYWVVVQQDDGDIITSSPIWYTRDDGQLVVGLDENSAPAQAQVFPNPASAYFTVSASSAIQDIELYNITGIMLAKHNYSGNGFSASFPLTGISNGICIARIRTTSGVFTKKIIVQK from the coding sequence ATGAAAACTATATTCACACTTATTTTCAAAAACATCCTCGCCCCTGTTGTTATTGTACTGAGCATTTATAACGGTCAGCTTTCTGCACAGGAGTATAATGTGTACTACGGTAACATTCATTCACATTCATCATACAGCGACGGCAATCAGGACAGCACTAATTACATTCCTTATGATGATTACGTGTATGCAAGCCAGTCGCACCATTTTGATTTCTTAGGCATTTCCGACCACAACCACATGAACACAAGTGCCAATTTTTATAACGGGACCCTTCAGGCAGATAGTTTCAACCTCACACATCCCAATTTTGTTGCCTTATATGGTATGGAATGGGGATATTACTCCTACGGACATGTGGTCATCTACGAAAGTCAGGCTTTATATGGATGGTCGGGCAGTTACGATGTATATACCGATGCCTATGATTACGACAGTCTGTTTCATAAAATAGTAGCGAAACCCGGTTGCTTTGCTTATCTGGCACATCCATCCACTGCCCATTTTGGCGGACTGGTCAGCAAGCCTTTTGATTCTATTGATGACAAAGCCATTATTGGAATGGCCTATGGTGCTACCAGTGCATATTCGGAAGACACGACCTACAGCGAATGGCCGGGCTATTATCCCGGATATTTCAAGAAGATGCTTCTGCGCGGTTATCATCCCGGTGCGGGTATTGACCACGATAATCATAAAACAAATTATGGACGGAATACACAAAGCCGTCTGGCAGTGTTAGCGCTCTATCGCGAAAAATATCATATTCTCGATGCGCTGCGCAACCGTCGTTTTTTTGCAACGGAAGACTGGAACGCGGTGATAAATTTCAAGATAAATCTGCAACCCATGGGCAGCATATTCACCTCTGCCGGTGTACCGCATATTGAGGTTTATGCCTCAGATGGTGATGGCGAGACCGCTTCTGCCATAACATTATATTACGGCATTAAAGGCGACACGGTAAATACCTATACCTATACAACGGTTTACAACACCGATACGCTTACCATTGATACCGACAGTATTCCCGACCTTTCCACCCATTTTTACTGGGTCGTGGTTCAACAGGATGATGGCGACATCATAACCAGTTCCCCTATCTGGTACACCCGCGACGACGGTCAGCTTGTTGTTGGACTTGACGAAAACTCTGCTCCTGCTCAGGCGCAGGTATTCCCGAATCCTGCATCGGCCTATTTTACGGTTTCGGCATCGTCAGCGATTCAAGACATAGAATTATACAATATTACAGGAATCATGCTTGCCAAACACAACTACAGCGGCAACGGTTTTTCCGCATCCTTTCCATTGACGGGCATCAGCAACGGTATCTGCATCGCCCGCATCCGAACAACTTCCGGCGTTTTCACGAAGAAAATTATTGTACAGAAATAG
- a CDS encoding T9SS type A sorting domain-containing protein, with the protein MEVFNWRNPTDGTPDYFNALTNCENNDVPSNQYGFQYAKDGIAYYCIAVYGKSILYREYIQNELKETLTKGRQYCVSFYVNLNDVAQYATDDVGVFFSDTAIRSSDIVELPVTPQISNKRGNFLSDKSKWMLVQGSFFSLGQERCITIGNFNDDANTDTLYIDFGGGETFAGAGYYIDMVSVIPCDSVFVAAGAGDNAIICRGDSTILGSHDKPYYNYSWEPSIGLSNPGIARPKASPTQTTTYYLTVKYFDLSETKDSVTVYVKDCQAKPGFRIYPNPSMGDVTVELINGTFQDARIELTNILGQQVFSADIGNGIIKKHISFSKQLQGLYFAKVWNNGLLLGEEKIVIMK; encoded by the coding sequence ATGGAGGTTTTTAATTGGCGAAATCCTACGGATGGGACTCCTGATTATTTCAATGCACTTACAAATTGTGAGAATAATGATGTTCCATCAAATCAGTATGGATTTCAGTATGCGAAAGATGGTATTGCATATTATTGCATCGCAGTCTACGGGAAAAGTATTTTATACAGGGAATACATTCAGAATGAATTAAAAGAAACTTTAACAAAAGGCAGGCAATATTGTGTGAGTTTTTATGTAAATTTAAATGACGTTGCACAATATGCAACTGATGATGTTGGCGTTTTTTTTTCGGATACAGCGATACGAAGTTCAGATATTGTAGAATTGCCTGTTACTCCACAAATTTCAAATAAGCGTGGCAACTTTCTAAGTGATAAATCAAAATGGATGCTTGTTCAAGGTTCGTTTTTCTCACTAGGTCAGGAAAGATGCATTACAATAGGAAATTTCAATGATGATGCAAATACCGATACTCTGTATATTGATTTCGGCGGCGGAGAAACCTTTGCAGGAGCAGGCTATTACATAGACATGGTCAGTGTTATTCCCTGTGATTCGGTATTTGTGGCGGCAGGCGCTGGGGACAATGCAATAATTTGCCGAGGAGATAGTACTATTTTGGGTAGCCATGACAAACCTTATTACAACTATTCGTGGGAGCCTTCTATTGGATTGAGTAATCCCGGAATTGCGCGGCCTAAAGCAAGTCCGACACAAACAACGACGTATTACCTTACTGTAAAATATTTTGATCTGTCTGAAACAAAAGACAGCGTTACGGTTTATGTTAAAGACTGTCAAGCAAAGCCGGGCTTTAGAATTTACCCGAATCCTTCTATGGGAGATGTTACTGTGGAGCTAATCAATGGCACGTTTCAGGATGCGCGCATTGAACTCACCAATATTCTTGGTCAACAGGTATTCTCCGCCGACATTGGTAACGGCATCATCAAAAAACATATCAGTTTTTCAAAACAACTTCAGGGGCTTTACTTTGCAAAGGTATGGAACAATGGGCTGTTGCTTGGGGAGGAGAAGATTGTGATAATGAAATAG